One Erythrobacter aureus DNA segment encodes these proteins:
- a CDS encoding DUF1275 family protein, with amino-acid sequence MRRYDRSRQALAIALAFLAGQVDATGFIVAGGYFTSFMSGNTTRLGVELFDMDTLPWIPLILIGFFVTGVTVGSVVAARYQGRHKRILLAGIAGVLGMGASALSAEKEMLFLALAALAMGAANNVFSRDGEVTVGVTYMTGALVRTGQGLAARMMGRSTAAMRGYPSLWLALSAGAVCGTGLYGVKPVAAAGAAAALALALFVFAFRIERRAP; translated from the coding sequence ATGCGCCGCTATGATCGCAGCAGACAGGCACTCGCCATCGCGCTGGCATTCCTTGCCGGGCAAGTCGATGCCACGGGGTTCATCGTGGCGGGCGGCTATTTCACGTCTTTCATGTCGGGCAACACCACGCGGCTTGGGGTCGAACTGTTCGATATGGATACGCTACCCTGGATACCGCTTATCCTGATCGGTTTCTTCGTAACAGGCGTCACTGTCGGATCGGTGGTTGCCGCCCGATATCAGGGGCGGCACAAGCGCATCCTGCTTGCCGGTATCGCCGGGGTACTCGGGATGGGCGCGTCAGCGTTGAGCGCTGAAAAGGAAATGCTGTTTCTCGCGCTGGCCGCCCTCGCCATGGGAGCCGCCAACAATGTGTTTTCACGCGATGGCGAGGTTACCGTCGGAGTCACGTATATGACCGGGGCGCTCGTACGTACCGGACAGGGCCTGGCGGCGCGCATGATGGGACGATCGACGGCCGCGATGCGCGGCTATCCATCGCTATGGCTGGCGCTGTCGGCGGGGGCCGTCTGCGGGACCGGCCTCTATGGCGTGAAGCCGGTAGCGGCGGCGGGAGCTGCCGCTGCGCTGGCGCTGGCCTTGTTCGTCTTCGCTTTTAGGATCGAACGTCGCGCACCCTAG
- a CDS encoding cisplatin damage response ATP-dependent DNA ligase produces the protein MEEFAALVDALVYTRGRNEKLRLIAEYLRSTPDPDRGWALAALSDGLDFPAVKSSTIRNLMKDRVDPVLWTLSRDFVGDTAETASLLWPAPDSEPDPPGVSETVELLSAMTRKSVMVDLPNLLDRLDASGRYALLKLATGGMRIGVSSRLAKTAFAQAFEVSVEQVEEYWHGLEPPYDPLFAWAAHGQAPPDIENLPTFRPFMLAHPLEDTVVDLADYAAEWKWDGIRVQLVRAGEETRVYSRSGDDISATFPELIDALPFPAALDGELLVRGSAQGGEEGGAASFNALQQRLGRKTVSKKMLAEFPAFVRLYDALLIEGEDVREQPWTARRLRLEALMARLPESHFDISSVVEARDFDRLAEIRAGSREDAIEGLMLKRRDSPYIAGRRVGYWYKWKRDPLLVDCVLMYAQRGSGKRSSFFSDYTFGCWDGDPDTGADLLPVGKAYSGFTDEELKKLDRHVRQNTVNRFGPVRETDKSLVFEVAFDSVHESKRHKSGLAMRFPRIHRIRWDKPPHEADRIAALRALIRD, from the coding sequence ATGGAAGAATTCGCCGCCCTGGTCGATGCGCTGGTCTATACGCGCGGCCGTAATGAGAAGCTGAGACTGATCGCGGAGTACCTGCGCTCCACACCCGACCCGGACCGCGGCTGGGCGCTTGCCGCGCTGAGCGACGGGCTCGACTTTCCCGCCGTGAAGAGCTCGACCATCCGCAATTTGATGAAGGATCGTGTCGATCCGGTGCTGTGGACGCTGAGCCGCGATTTCGTCGGCGATACGGCCGAGACCGCAAGCCTTTTATGGCCTGCGCCCGATAGCGAACCCGATCCCCCGGGCGTGTCCGAAACCGTGGAACTGCTTTCGGCGATGACCCGCAAGAGCGTCATGGTCGATTTGCCAAACCTTCTGGACCGGCTCGACGCGTCGGGCCGCTATGCATTGCTCAAGCTCGCGACGGGGGGGATGCGCATCGGTGTCTCGAGCCGACTGGCCAAAACCGCCTTCGCGCAGGCTTTCGAAGTGTCGGTCGAACAAGTGGAAGAATATTGGCACGGCCTCGAGCCACCCTATGATCCACTCTTCGCCTGGGCGGCGCATGGCCAGGCCCCGCCCGACATCGAGAACCTTCCCACTTTCCGGCCGTTCATGCTCGCCCACCCGTTGGAGGACACGGTGGTCGACCTCGCCGACTATGCGGCGGAATGGAAATGGGACGGTATCCGCGTCCAATTGGTGCGCGCTGGCGAGGAAACGCGGGTTTACAGCCGCTCGGGCGACGACATTTCGGCGACTTTCCCGGAACTTATCGATGCCCTGCCCTTCCCGGCGGCGCTCGATGGCGAGCTGTTGGTGCGCGGTTCGGCGCAGGGCGGCGAGGAAGGCGGCGCCGCCAGTTTCAATGCGCTGCAACAGCGGCTGGGGCGCAAGACGGTGAGCAAGAAGATGCTGGCCGAGTTTCCCGCCTTCGTGCGCCTTTACGATGCGCTGTTGATCGAGGGCGAGGACGTGCGCGAACAGCCTTGGACCGCGCGCCGCTTGCGGCTCGAAGCCCTGATGGCCCGCCTGCCCGAAAGCCATTTCGACATCAGTTCGGTGGTCGAGGCGCGCGACTTCGATCGCCTCGCCGAAATCCGTGCAGGAAGCCGCGAAGACGCGATCGAGGGGCTGATGCTCAAGCGCAGGGACAGTCCCTATATTGCGGGGCGACGTGTCGGATATTGGTACAAGTGGAAGCGCGACCCGCTGCTGGTCGATTGCGTGTTGATGTACGCACAGCGCGGTTCGGGAAAGCGCTCGAGCTTCTTCTCGGACTACACTTTCGGCTGTTGGGACGGCGATCCCGATACCGGCGCCGACCTGCTTCCCGTGGGCAAGGCCTATTCGGGCTTTACCGACGAGGAGCTCAAAAAGCTCGACCGGCATGTGCGCCAGAACACGGTCAATCGGTTCGGCCCGGTGCGCGAAACCGACAAGAGCCTGGTCTTCGAAGTCGCCTTCGACAGCGTGCATGAAAGCAAGCGGCACAAAAGCGGGCTTGCCATGCGCTTTCCCCGCATTCATCGCATCCGCTGGGACAAGCCGCCGCACGAGGCGGATCGGATCGCGGCTTTGCGGGCCCTGATCCGCGATTGA
- a CDS encoding DUF5946 family protein, giving the protein MRTRMTDSDTCPGCGLVAPAEQGATHAYMISSAACWRRYSAILGREYSTPALMPTHFLTVDVFAVQHPGDRGDRRARQSVWLHLAGLHAVLRQGRKPEYRYALLNKLADADCDWPDQPDHAPFPLVAGDICVELSVENHIEIVRRWADTALASYEEAVPGLATRIAAFA; this is encoded by the coding sequence ATGAGGACGAGGATGACTGATAGCGATACTTGTCCTGGTTGCGGCCTCGTCGCGCCAGCAGAGCAGGGGGCAACCCACGCCTACATGATCTCGTCGGCGGCATGCTGGCGGCGCTATAGTGCCATTCTGGGTCGCGAGTATTCCACCCCTGCCCTGATGCCGACCCACTTTCTCACAGTCGATGTTTTTGCGGTCCAGCACCCTGGTGACCGTGGCGACCGGAGGGCTCGCCAATCGGTCTGGCTTCATCTCGCGGGGCTCCATGCCGTCCTGCGACAGGGCCGCAAACCAGAATACAGATATGCTCTGTTGAACAAGCTAGCTGATGCCGATTGCGACTGGCCGGACCAGCCTGACCATGCCCCGTTCCCACTGGTTGCTGGAGACATCTGTGTAGAATTGTCGGTGGAAAATCACATCGAGATCGTGCGGCGTTGGGCGGACACGGCGCTCGCCTCCTATGAAGAGGCGGTGCCCGGTCTTGCCACCCGGATCGCCGCATTCGCCTGA
- a CDS encoding ligase-associated DNA damage response exonuclease, producing the protein MSTDFSWIRPEPHGIHIVPGDCWVDPSRAVAKALVTHGHADHARGGHGQTVATPETLAIMKLRYATSDGATPVAYGETIKLPGGVDATYIPAGHVLGSAQILLEHAGERVIVTGDYKRRADPTCPPFEATPCDIFVTEATFGLPLFTHPPIEGEMAKLLKRLAAHPERCVLVGAYALGKAQRVIAELRRAGHRDPIYLHGALEKMCRLYEEHGVGLGELRLVADHTKEDMRGAIVMCPPSALNDRWSRRLPEPITAMASGWMRVRQRARQRNVELPLVISDHADWSELTRTIAEVDAYENWITHGREDALLRWCQLHQRRARALALVGYEDEDD; encoded by the coding sequence GTGAGCACAGACTTCTCCTGGATTCGCCCCGAGCCGCACGGCATCCATATCGTCCCCGGCGATTGCTGGGTCGATCCCAGCCGTGCGGTAGCCAAGGCGCTTGTCACCCACGGCCACGCCGATCATGCGCGCGGTGGGCATGGGCAGACCGTCGCGACGCCCGAAACGCTGGCGATCATGAAGTTGCGCTACGCAACTTCGGACGGGGCCACGCCGGTGGCATATGGCGAAACGATCAAACTGCCTGGCGGGGTCGATGCGACCTACATCCCTGCCGGGCACGTGCTCGGCAGTGCGCAAATCCTGCTCGAACATGCGGGCGAGCGCGTGATCGTGACCGGCGATTACAAGCGCCGCGCAGACCCGACCTGCCCGCCTTTCGAAGCCACACCCTGCGACATCTTCGTTACCGAGGCGACCTTCGGGCTGCCGCTGTTCACCCACCCGCCGATCGAGGGGGAGATGGCCAAGCTGCTCAAGCGGCTGGCCGCGCATCCCGAACGCTGCGTGCTTGTCGGGGCTTATGCGCTCGGCAAGGCGCAGCGGGTAATCGCCGAGCTGCGCCGAGCAGGCCATCGCGACCCGATCTATCTGCACGGTGCGCTGGAGAAGATGTGCCGCCTTTACGAAGAACACGGTGTCGGTCTGGGCGAGCTGCGCCTGGTAGCGGATCATACGAAGGAGGACATGCGCGGCGCGATCGTCATGTGCCCACCCTCCGCGCTCAACGACCGTTGGAGCCGCCGCTTGCCCGAGCCGATCACCGCCATGGCAAGCGGCTGGATGCGCGTGCGCCAACGCGCCCGCCAGCGGAATGTCGAATTGCCCCTGGTGATTTCCGACCACGCCGACTGGAGCGAACTCACGCGCACCATCGCAGAGGTCGACGCATATGAGAACTGGATCACGCATGGTCGCGAGGATGCTCTGCTGCGCTGGTGCCAACTTCACCAACGCCGCGCCCGGGCACTCGCGCTCGTAGGGTATGAGGACGAGGATGACTGA
- the clpA gene encoding ATP-dependent Clp protease ATP-binding subunit ClpA, producing MPSFAANLEKTLHAALTDAGERRHEYATLEHLLLALIDDEDAAQVMAACGVDLTELTVVVKQYLEQEYQSLQSDESADPQPTAGFQRVIQRAILHVQSSGKDTVTGANVLVALFSERDSYAVYFLQQQDMSRLDAVSFISHGIGKGGKQIENRPPDGAENSETQSEDKPGERGKKETALDQFTVNLNKKAENGRIDPLIGRGPEVDRTVQILCRRSKNNPLYVGDPGVGKTAIAEGLARKIVEGEVPEVLQDAVIYSLDMGALLAGTRYRGDFEERLKQVVNELEGMPEAILFIDEIHTVIGAGATSGGAMDASNLLKPALSSGAIRCIGSTTYKEFRNHFEKDRALLRRFQKIDVNEPTVEDTIKILKGLKTAFQDHHKVTYTVDALKTAVELSARYINDRKLPDKAIDVIDEVGAMQMLVPPSRRKKKITAKEIEAVIATMARIPPKSVSKDDKKALENLERDLKHVVFGQDPAVHKLSTAMKLSRAGLRDPDKPIGSFLFSGPTGVGKTEVARQLASIMGIELKRFDMSEYMERHSVSRLIGAPPGYVGYDQGGLLTDAVDQNPHCVLLLDEIEKAHPDLFNILLQVMDNGRLTDHHGKTVDFRNVVLIMTTNAGAADMARQGIGFGDVSKEDASEEAVKRMFTPEFRNRLDAIVPFGYLGKETVARVVDKFILQLELQLAEQNVDIQFDKDARAWLADKGYDRLYGARPMGRLIQEKIKQPLAEELLFGKLADGGEVSVTLKDGKPSFELTPAPPRAKRKSPAKKKAAKGTAAPKKLEADTEKGKNETKG from the coding sequence ATGCCCAGCTTCGCCGCCAATCTCGAAAAGACCCTCCACGCAGCGCTGACCGATGCGGGCGAACGTCGGCACGAATATGCGACGCTCGAGCATCTGCTGCTCGCGCTGATCGACGATGAGGATGCCGCGCAGGTCATGGCCGCATGCGGTGTCGATCTGACCGAACTCACGGTAGTGGTGAAACAGTATCTGGAGCAGGAATACCAGTCGCTGCAATCGGACGAGAGCGCCGATCCGCAGCCGACGGCGGGCTTTCAGCGCGTGATCCAGCGTGCCATCCTGCATGTTCAATCTTCGGGCAAGGATACGGTAACCGGAGCCAATGTGCTGGTGGCGCTGTTCTCCGAGCGCGATAGCTATGCGGTCTATTTCCTCCAGCAGCAGGACATGAGCCGTCTCGACGCGGTCAGCTTCATCAGCCACGGCATCGGCAAAGGCGGCAAGCAGATTGAGAACCGCCCGCCCGACGGCGCGGAGAACTCCGAGACGCAGAGCGAGGACAAGCCCGGCGAAAGGGGCAAGAAGGAAACCGCGCTCGACCAGTTTACGGTCAACCTCAACAAGAAGGCCGAGAACGGGCGTATCGATCCGCTGATCGGTCGCGGGCCTGAAGTCGACCGGACCGTCCAAATCCTCTGCCGCCGCAGCAAGAACAACCCGCTCTATGTCGGCGATCCGGGCGTCGGGAAGACCGCTATTGCCGAAGGTCTCGCGCGCAAGATCGTCGAAGGCGAAGTGCCCGAAGTGCTGCAAGACGCGGTGATCTATTCGCTCGACATGGGAGCGCTGCTGGCGGGAACGCGTTATCGCGGCGATTTCGAGGAACGCCTGAAGCAGGTGGTGAACGAACTCGAAGGCATGCCCGAGGCCATCCTGTTCATCGACGAAATCCACACGGTGATCGGTGCGGGCGCGACCAGCGGCGGGGCGATGGATGCCTCGAACCTTCTGAAGCCCGCGCTTTCCAGCGGTGCGATCCGCTGCATCGGTTCGACCACCTACAAGGAATTCCGCAACCATTTCGAGAAAGACCGCGCGCTGCTGCGCCGCTTCCAGAAGATCGATGTGAACGAGCCGACGGTGGAGGACACGATCAAGATCCTCAAGGGCCTGAAGACCGCGTTCCAGGATCATCACAAGGTGACCTACACGGTCGACGCGCTGAAAACCGCGGTTGAGCTTTCGGCGCGCTACATCAACGACCGCAAGCTGCCCGACAAGGCAATCGACGTGATCGACGAGGTCGGCGCGATGCAAATGCTGGTTCCGCCGAGCCGTCGCAAGAAGAAGATCACCGCCAAGGAAATCGAGGCCGTGATCGCGACCATGGCGCGGATCCCGCCGAAATCGGTCAGCAAGGACGACAAAAAGGCGCTCGAGAATCTCGAACGCGATCTCAAACACGTCGTCTTCGGCCAGGACCCGGCGGTGCACAAGCTGTCGACCGCGATGAAGCTCAGTCGTGCGGGTCTGCGCGATCCGGACAAGCCGATCGGCTCGTTCCTGTTCAGCGGCCCCACCGGCGTCGGCAAGACCGAAGTCGCGCGCCAGCTCGCCAGCATCATGGGCATAGAACTCAAGCGCTTCGACATGTCCGAATATATGGAGCGTCACAGCGTCAGCCGCCTGATCGGCGCGCCACCGGGCTATGTCGGCTACGATCAGGGCGGGTTGCTGACCGATGCGGTCGACCAGAACCCCCACTGCGTCCTGCTGCTCGACGAAATCGAGAAGGCACATCCGGACCTGTTCAACATCCTCTTGCAGGTCATGGATAATGGTCGCCTGACCGATCATCACGGCAAGACGGTCGATTTCCGCAACGTCGTTCTCATCATGACCACCAATGCCGGCGCCGCCGACATGGCGCGCCAGGGCATCGGCTTCGGCGATGTGAGCAAGGAAGACGCAAGCGAGGAAGCGGTAAAACGCATGTTCACGCCCGAATTCCGCAACCGCCTCGATGCCATCGTTCCGTTCGGCTACCTTGGCAAGGAAACCGTCGCCCGCGTGGTCGACAAATTCATTCTTCAGCTCGAACTCCAACTGGCCGAGCAGAATGTGGATATCCAGTTCGACAAGGACGCGCGTGCCTGGCTGGCCGACAAGGGCTATGATCGCCTATACGGCGCCCGTCCGATGGGCCGCCTGATCCAGGAAAAGATCAAGCAGCCGCTGGCGGAAGAACTGCTGTTCGGCAAGCTCGCCGACGGGGGCGAAGTGTCGGTGACGCTGAAGGACGGCAAACCGAGCTTCGAACTCACCCCGGCTCCGCCGAGGGCCAAGCGCAAGTCTCCCGCGAAGAAGAAGGCTGCGAAGGGCACCGCGGCGCCCAAGAAGCTGGAAGCCGATACCGAAAAAGGCAAGAACGAAACGAAGGGCTGA
- a CDS encoding DUF1192 domain-containing protein, with translation MDTDESPRPRGDAASLLATEDLGPYSQDELETRIALLEAEIVRVEKHRLAAAAHRDAAEALFGRKD, from the coding sequence ATGGATACCGACGAGAGTCCCCGCCCGCGAGGCGATGCCGCGAGCTTGCTCGCCACGGAAGATCTCGGCCCTTATTCGCAGGACGAACTGGAAACGCGCATCGCGCTGCTCGAGGCCGAAATCGTGCGCGTGGAAAAGCACCGCCTCGCCGCCGCCGCGCATCGCGACGCGGCCGAAGCATTGTTCGGGCGCAAGGATTAG
- a CDS encoding NAD(P)H-quinone oxidoreductase: protein MGFDKPGGPEVLRAETLPVPQPGEDQVLIRVAYAGINRPDVIQRQGFYPAPPGASPIPGLEVAGTVVALGAGVMPEMLGRRVCALVSGGGYAQYCLADAGHCLQLPEAMPFDVAAAIPETLFTVWHNVFQRGWAGDGDTLLVHGGTSGIGTMAIQLAKAFDVTVIATAGSEEKCRAIRDLGADLAINYKTQDFVEEVKAFTKGAGVNVVLDMVSGAYVARNIECLAPDGRHVTIAVLGGLKAEINMATVMRKRLVLTGSTLRPRSDEIKALLTDEIEKHVWPLFEGGTVAPVMDRTFPLEGAGAAHEHMEAGDHIGKIVLAVSGS from the coding sequence ATGGGTTTCGACAAGCCGGGCGGACCCGAGGTGCTGCGGGCGGAAACCCTTCCCGTTCCGCAACCGGGTGAAGACCAGGTGCTGATCCGTGTCGCCTATGCGGGCATAAACCGGCCCGATGTCATCCAGCGACAGGGTTTCTACCCGGCACCGCCGGGCGCGTCGCCGATCCCGGGACTGGAGGTTGCGGGGACGGTCGTTGCGCTGGGTGCAGGCGTCATGCCCGAAATGCTCGGGCGGCGGGTTTGTGCGCTCGTTTCGGGCGGGGGCTATGCGCAATACTGTCTGGCCGATGCGGGGCATTGCTTGCAACTGCCCGAAGCGATGCCATTCGATGTCGCCGCGGCGATCCCGGAAACGCTTTTCACTGTATGGCATAACGTCTTTCAACGCGGCTGGGCAGGCGATGGCGACACGCTGCTTGTCCATGGCGGCACCAGCGGCATCGGGACGATGGCGATCCAGTTGGCCAAGGCGTTCGATGTCACGGTGATCGCCACCGCGGGCAGCGAGGAAAAATGCCGGGCCATCCGCGATCTCGGCGCCGATCTCGCGATAAATTACAAGACCCAGGATTTCGTCGAGGAGGTGAAGGCCTTTACCAAGGGGGCAGGCGTCAATGTCGTGCTCGACATGGTCTCGGGCGCTTACGTCGCCCGTAACATCGAATGTCTGGCACCCGACGGACGCCATGTGACAATCGCGGTGCTTGGCGGGCTGAAGGCCGAAATCAACATGGCCACGGTCATGCGCAAACGCCTGGTTCTCACAGGCTCGACACTGCGTCCGCGCTCCGACGAAATCAAGGCTCTCCTTACCGACGAAATCGAGAAGCATGTCTGGCCCCTGTTCGAAGGCGGCACGGTGGCTCCGGTAATGGATCGGACGTTCCCGCTCGAAGGCGCGGGCGCCGCGCATGAGCACATGGAGGCAGGGGATCATATCGGAAAGATCGTTTTAGCGGTTTCCGGCTCCTGA
- a CDS encoding UDP-2,3-diacylglucosamine diphosphatase, with protein MNDLPRNFDVAHKVANFPSIKPSVPERVVGERRKFRTIWISDVHLGTKGCNHELLIDFLDHTDSETMYLVGDIIDGWRLKKKFYWPAEHNDIVWRILRRARRGTRIIYIPGNHDEMVRPFSGMNFGGVEIMRAAFHTTADGRRLMVLHGDEFDTIMLAHRWLAFIGDAAYHLMMKLNNWVAAARNRLGLPYWSISKAAKHKVKNAVEFISKYEEVVARAAAERGVDGVVCGHIHTAEFRVFDGVEYWNDGDWVEGCNALVEHFDGSMEILNWPEEVARRETGRTDAKTKVREAA; from the coding sequence ATGAATGATCTGCCCAGAAACTTCGACGTTGCCCACAAGGTTGCGAATTTTCCGTCGATCAAGCCCAGCGTGCCCGAACGGGTCGTTGGCGAAAGGCGCAAGTTCCGCACGATCTGGATCAGCGATGTGCATCTTGGCACCAAGGGGTGCAATCACGAGCTGCTGATCGATTTCCTGGATCACACCGACAGCGAAACGATGTATCTTGTGGGCGATATCATCGACGGCTGGCGGCTGAAGAAAAAGTTCTACTGGCCTGCCGAGCACAACGACATCGTCTGGCGCATTCTCCGGCGTGCCAGGCGCGGTACGCGGATCATCTACATTCCGGGCAATCACGACGAGATGGTGCGGCCCTTCAGCGGCATGAACTTCGGCGGGGTCGAAATCATGCGCGCGGCCTTTCACACCACTGCCGATGGCAGGCGCCTGATGGTGCTGCACGGCGATGAATTCGATACCATCATGCTGGCGCACCGCTGGCTCGCCTTCATCGGCGACGCGGCGTACCATTTGATGATGAAGCTCAACAACTGGGTGGCGGCCGCGCGCAACCGGTTGGGTCTTCCCTATTGGTCTATCTCCAAGGCCGCCAAGCACAAGGTCAAGAACGCGGTCGAGTTCATCTCGAAATATGAGGAGGTGGTCGCTCGCGCAGCGGCCGAACGCGGGGTCGACGGTGTCGTCTGCGGCCATATCCACACCGCCGAGTTCCGTGTTTTCGACGGTGTCGAATACTGGAACGATGGCGACTGGGTGGAAGGGTGCAATGCCCTGGTGGAGCATTTCGACGGGTCCATGGAAATCCTCAATTGGCCCGAAGAAGTCGCGCGGCGCGAAACGGGGCGGACTGACGCCAAGACGAAAGTCCGGGAGGCGGCGTGA
- a CDS encoding glycosyltransferase family 4 protein yields the protein MNGVVRTLTTTCEQLSRQGHHVMVISPNQFASVPCPTYPEIRLALALPGAVATRLREFAPEAIHIATEGPLGMAARRHCARHGICFTTAYHTQFPDYLAKRTRLPVEWFWHYIRWFHRPAKRVLVATESICEELRAHGLARLHRWSRGVDLACFTPDAPPPPEYAGLPKPIQLYVGRVAVEKNIEAFLASSYPGSKVVVGDGPSLASLKDRFPEAHFLGRRSGRDLAGCYAGADVFVFPSRTDTFGLVMIEALACGIPVAAFPVPGPRDIVTDEVGALSEDLDRAIAAALFCDRRACAEYGAGFSWTAATGQFLDGLATLEREELPAA from the coding sequence ATGAACGGCGTGGTGCGAACTCTGACCACGACTTGCGAGCAACTGTCACGGCAAGGCCATCACGTGATGGTGATCTCTCCCAACCAGTTCGCATCGGTTCCTTGCCCGACATATCCCGAGATCCGGCTTGCGCTGGCCCTGCCGGGAGCGGTCGCGACCCGCTTGCGCGAGTTTGCTCCGGAGGCGATCCATATCGCAACCGAGGGACCGCTCGGCATGGCGGCACGGCGTCATTGTGCCCGCCACGGAATATGCTTCACCACCGCCTACCACACGCAGTTCCCGGATTATCTGGCCAAACGCACTCGCCTGCCGGTCGAGTGGTTCTGGCACTACATTCGCTGGTTTCACCGCCCGGCCAAACGCGTGCTGGTGGCGACCGAGAGCATTTGCGAAGAACTGCGCGCTCACGGCCTCGCGCGGCTGCACCGCTGGAGCCGGGGAGTCGATCTGGCCTGCTTCACGCCGGATGCGCCGCCGCCGCCCGAATATGCGGGGCTGCCGAAACCGATCCAGCTTTATGTCGGGCGGGTCGCCGTAGAGAAGAATATCGAGGCCTTTCTCGCCAGCAGCTATCCCGGCAGCAAGGTCGTGGTCGGCGACGGGCCTTCGCTCGCCTCGCTCAAGGACAGATTTCCCGAAGCGCATTTTCTGGGTCGGCGGTCCGGCCGCGATCTGGCCGGTTGCTATGCAGGGGCGGATGTCTTCGTGTTTCCCAGCAGGACCGACACGTTCGGCCTGGTCATGATCGAAGCGCTTGCCTGCGGCATTCCGGTGGCAGCCTTTCCGGTTCCCGGACCGCGCGATATCGTGACCGACGAGGTGGGGGCGCTGAGCGAAGACCTCGACCGGGCGATTGCCGCCGCCCTGTTTTGCGACCGCAGGGCTTGCGCCGAATATGGAGCCGGCTTCAGTTGGACTGCGGCCACCGGCCAGTTTCTCGACGGGCTTGCGACCCTGGAGAGGGAAGAACTGCCCGCTGCCTAG
- a CDS encoding DUF1013 domain-containing protein, whose amino-acid sequence MADQPKPLMPHATATWLVDNTGLSFEQIAEFCGLHLLEVQAMADDLAGSKYTGRDPVHSGELTQEEIERGQADPEYKLKMQRAPVAVSRTKGPRYTPVSKRQDKPDGIAWILRSHPEISDAQIGKLIGTTRNTITAIRERSHWNIQNIQPKDPVTLGLCSQRELDAVVAKAAKNLPVEDETAPATPTGTSDRDKLIEELRAERDANEKAAAEAAQEAEAAAWLEAKRAAEEADEAGETGEA is encoded by the coding sequence ATGGCCGACCAACCCAAACCGCTGATGCCGCATGCGACCGCCACCTGGCTGGTCGACAACACCGGTCTGTCCTTCGAGCAGATCGCCGAATTCTGTGGCCTCCACCTGCTCGAAGTGCAGGCTATGGCCGACGATCTCGCGGGCAGCAAATATACCGGGCGCGACCCTGTCCACTCGGGCGAACTGACGCAGGAAGAGATCGAGCGGGGCCAGGCCGATCCCGAATACAAGCTGAAGATGCAGCGCGCACCTGTGGCAGTCAGCCGCACCAAGGGACCGCGCTACACACCGGTTTCCAAACGGCAGGACAAGCCCGATGGCATCGCATGGATTCTGCGCAGCCATCCGGAAATCTCCGATGCACAGATCGGCAAGTTGATCGGCACCACCCGCAATACGATCACGGCGATTCGCGAGCGTAGCCACTGGAACATCCAGAATATCCAGCCCAAGGATCCCGTCACGCTCGGCCTGTGTTCGCAACGCGAACTCGATGCGGTGGTCGCGAAGGCAGCCAAGAATCTGCCGGTCGAAGACGAGACCGCTCCGGCGACACCGACCGGCACCAGCGATCGCGACAAGTTGATCGAGGAACTGCGCGCCGAACGCGACGCCAATGAAAAGGCCGCCGCCGAAGCGGCGCAGGAGGCCGAGGCCGCCGCCTGGCTCGAAGCCAAGCGCGCAGCGGAAGAGGCCGACGAGGCCGGGGAAACCGGCGAAGCCTGA